TAGTAGCTTCCATTCGATTCTTTAATCCCTGCTTTTTTTCCTGAAGCATGGATGACTGTTGAACATCCGCTTCCTTCACACACAACCACATGAGGATTGGGAGTTAACGTGGCCAAAACATCTCCTGCCTTAAGCGAACTAGCTTCGCCTACGCTTTCACCTCCTGAATAAAAATCTCTTGCTACATTACCAGGTTTCCTGCAGGAAGCTTTAGCATAAGCCCCTCCTGCAAAATTAGAGCAATCAGTATATCCAGGACTTCCAACGCATCCATTTCTTTTTCCTTGATCATACTGGCATCCTTGATTTTTCATCGCTTGTGCTGCAGATACAATCGCGCTGCATCCGCTAGAATTTGGTGCAAGAGGAGTATTTGGGTTTGGTTTCGATTCTGTTACTGTTCCGCCTCCCAGCGATTTCATCGTTATCGTAATTTTTACCAAATCAGGATTAATAACATAAAGGATGAGATAAGCGCCCAGGGCAATGATGAGCCCCAAGATGGCATCGGTTACTATTTTTTTGGCTGTGTCCATCTTGGAAGTGTTTCCTGCGCTAACCATATACATAAATCCTCCGATGGTCAGCATCAAGACAGCCGCAATTCCGACAGTCCAAATGGCAAATTTATATATTGCTTCGATGTAAAGTTTGAGATCGGCTCCGGTATTTGCAGTTCCCGGAATTGGTTCAAGCGCAGTGTAATCATATGGTCCGGCAGCATTAATTGCGCGGTAGAAAAAGAAAGTTCCTATGATAAGAAAAAGAAACAGGAGAAAAAAATCCAGCCAAAAATTATTTTTATTTTTGTTCATCTTCTATTTTTATAAAAATTCGGAGACAAATTCATCGCAAGTCCAGAAATTAAAATCATTACAAAAACAATAAGAGCCATTCGAATAAGAAAAATCGTCTGCCCAGGCAAATTAGAAATTATGCTGGCTAAAAATTTTCCGGGATTCTTTAATGCGGTTTCTCCCAAAAAATCATCCCCATTGATAACCTCGGCTGTTATTGAAGTAGCAAGCGTTTTCCCTCCGCTTTCTTCCTGAACAATTCCCCAATA
This Parcubacteria group bacterium DNA region includes the following protein-coding sequences:
- a CDS encoding pilin — encoded protein: MNKNKNNFWLDFFLLFLFLIIGTFFFYRAINAAGPYDYTALEPIPGTANTGADLKLYIEAIYKFAIWTVGIAAVLMLTIGGFMYMVSAGNTSKMDTAKKIVTDAILGLIIALGAYLILYVINPDLVKITITMKSLGGGTVTESKPNPNTPLAPNSSGCSAIVSAAQAMKNQGCQYDQGKRNGCVGSPGYTDCSNFAGGAYAKASCRKPGNVARDFYSGGESVGEASSLKAGDVLATLTPNPHVVVCEGSGCSTVIHASGKKAGIKESNGSYYLNKSDIRVIRASRYCDSCGN